One Cucurbita pepo subsp. pepo cultivar mu-cu-16 chromosome LG11, ASM280686v2, whole genome shotgun sequence DNA window includes the following coding sequences:
- the LOC111806027 gene encoding AP2-like ethylene-responsive transcription factor AIL1, translating into MASINWLGFSLSPQHHQHQLPHHPHAVSAAAFTTDQISASDVPAVCFDNLPSSYGVYDSQDWNSVKGLGQTQSSDFSGLIDTHHQPKLENFLGHHSFTDHDHAAAAVVYTNASANYIFQNCSLELPSEPNGGSGDGGGRPNPSNGNGNGNGNYTSSIGLSMIKTWLRNQPAPPQAVAKSGGDHDGAIGKPNITNPHTLSLSMNTGPPPPPPPSQSSDLEALPLLITNGGESSSSNKKQPKSSATEVDTDNGPIEAVPRKSMDTFGQRTSIYRGVTRHRWTGRYEAHLWDNSCRREGQTRKGRQVYLGGYDKEQKAARAYDLAALKYWGTTTTTNFPISDYEKELEDMKHMTRQEFVASLRRKSSGFSRGASIYRGVTRHHQHGRWQARIGRVAGNKDLYLGTFSTQEEAAEAYDIAAIKFRGLNAVTNFDMTRYDVKAILESNTLPIGGAAKRLKDIDHSDIPLHPQSTDENISSHLSNGIITSGGGGWPTLAFHHHHPYASHYPYGALQQRLWCKQENDVSAGNFLDSMDQSSGSSSVVYSRDGYGGNFVIPMGAEGGGLGDIGEVNMFGGGCNVDDPFHATRTSNLYNYNNSSHQLQQPPPELQGSSGNNWLPPARSVCHGGTPPPFTIWNDT; encoded by the exons ATGGCTTCAATCAACTGGTTGGGTTTCTCCCTCTCCCCCCAACATCACCAACACCAACTCCCCCACCACCCTCACGCCGTCTCCGCCGCTGCCTTCACCACCGACCAAATCTCCGCCTCTGACGTCCCCGCCGTCTGCTTTGACAACCTTCCTTCCTCCTATGGCGTCTATGACTCTCAAG ATTGGAATAGTGTGAAGGGTTTAGGGCAGACTCAAAGTTCGGATTTTTCTGGTTTAATCGACACCCATCACCAACCAAAGCTTGAAAATTTCCTCGGCCACCACTCTTTCACCGACCACGACcacgccgccgccgccgtcgtcTACACCAATGCATCCGCCAACTACATCTTCCAAAATTGTTCTTTGGAGCTTCCATCTGAGCCAAACGGCGGAAGCGGTGACGGCGGTGGAAGACCCAACCCCAGTAACGGCAACGGCAACGGCAACGGCAACTATACTAGCTCTATTGGGTTGTCTATGATCAAGACGTGGCTGAGAAACCAACCGGCGCCGCCGCAAGCGGTGGCTAAAAGCGGCGGAGATCACGACGGAGCAATAGGAAAACCTAATATCACAAACCCACATACTTTATCGCTGTCGATGAACACCgggccaccaccaccaccaccaccgtcGCAGTCCTCCGACTTGGAAGCTCTACCACTTCTCATAACAAACGGCGGCGAAAGCTCCTCCTCTAATAAGAAACAACCCAAATCATCCGCTACTGAGGTAGACACTGATAACGGCCCCATTGAAGCTGTCCCAAGAAAATCCATGGACACATTTGGACAAAGAACATCCATCTACCGCGGAGTAACCAG ACATAGATGGACAGGAAGATACGAAGCTCATCTATGGGACAATAGTTGCAGAAGAGAAGGACAAACCAGAAAAGGAAGACaag TCTATTTAG GAGGTTATGACAAAGAACAAAAGGCTGCTAGAGCCTACGATTTAGCAGCACTTAAATACTGGGGTACCACTACCACCACCAACTTTCCA ATTAGTGATTACGAGAAAGAGTTGGAAGACATGAAGCATATGACCCGACAAGAGTTTGTAGCGTCTCTAAGAAG GAAGAGTAGTGGGTTTTCTCGTGGAGCTTCCATTTACCGTGGAGTAACAag ACACCATCAGCACGGGAGATGGCAAGCAAGAATAGGGAGAGTTGCTGGAAATAAAGATCTTTACTTGGGAACTTTCA GTACGCAAGAGGAAGCAGCGGAGGCATACGACATAGCCGCCATAAAGTTTCGAGGACTAAATGCCGTGACCAACTTCGACATGACTCGTTATGATGTCAAAGCCATTCTCGAAAGTAACACATTGCCTATTGGTGGCGCTGCGAAGCGCTTAAAAGATATTGACCACTCTGACATTCCTCTACATCCTCAATCAACTGATGAAAACATATCATCGCATTTATCTAATGGAATAATTACTTCCGGGGGCGGTGGATGGCCAACTCTCGCcttccaccaccaccaccccTACGCCTCTCACTACCCTTATGGTGCACTACAGCAACGGCTGTGGTGCAAGCAAGAGAACGATGTCAGTGCCGGGAACTTCTTGGACTCGATGGACCAGAGCTCTGGGTCGAGCTCGGTGGTTTATAGTAGAGATGGGTACGGTGGGAACTTCGTGATTCCGATGGGAGcggaagggggtggattgggagacATTGGAGAAGTGAATATGTTTGGTGGTGGTTGTAACGTGGATGATCCATTCCATGCAACAAGAACGAGCAATttgtataattataataattccTCCCATCAGCTGCAACAACCACCGCCGGAGCTGCAAGGCTCCTCCGGCAACAACTGGCTTCCGCCAGCCAGGTCGGTTTGTCACGGCGGAACTCCGCCGCCTTTCACCATTTGGAATGACACTTAA